ttttccCCTCATATTTATAAATgcattcaaaaatataaattagttaATGCTGTATTTAactaaattttaattgtacaattttactaAATTTTCATAAAGTTTATActcttataatttaataaattatatgttaaaaataattgatgTATAATATCATATATAAAACTTATACATGTGTTGGAATAACTGTGATAAAACATTAATACTTTGCAATTAATAATATCAgattatttgtataaaaaaataaaacaaaatagaTAATAagaatatatacaaattttaatgcacaaattcaaaattaaatattaattgtaagtaatattacaaatactaaattaatatatatatatatatatatatatataataaataatgcaaTATGAACATATTAtgttaatttatattatattattgattaaaaaaaaaacagaaattaaaaaattaaagaaacatttttatatatattaagttacttacataaaaaaatatatgagTTATTtatgtatagaaaaatatataagttACTTATATCTTTTTATTGTGACagtgaaaattgttaaattattgATAGCATGTTATTATTAATAGCAAATAAATATAGTCcatctattatttaaatttttgtttaacaaCTGAAAAATTCCAATATAAAACGAATTTTTTCTCAAGAAGACTactaattttcaataaaaaattatgATAGTTGTATTTTCGATATCAATAATAAGCAAGAACTTTTTAAAAATGGggtaatatttattcttttttcttaaatgtaaatataaaaaagaatacctATGATAAATgatgtttaaataataaattattgtagTATATTTTAAAGTcttcatattttattatttctgtgAGTTGCTTATATTTTTGGATATCTGAACTACACAACAtcattttactttaaatttttatatatatgtaatctATAAATGATATTGTGAGTAATGTAtattatatgaatatataaTGATGATTTATGTCAATAGTTgacaataaaaaattataacttatatttgtaaaaaaattatagaaaatgaaatacatGTATTATATTAACATATATAACATACAATTGTATGTTCTTCAAAAATTTAGTCTAAATTATTTACATGCAAAAAGTAAAGAATACAAATCAGTAATATCTTTTTGCTACTTGAAGCAAAATGCTTAAGAATATTTCCGATACATTTTCACATACTGAATTCTTTCCCTACTGCTATTAACATAAGCATCAGAAGGGAAGGGAGAAAACATGGCCACCTACAGAGTATAAAAGGGTATAACGTGAAATCTATACGCACAGTGAAGTACTAGATCTAGAAGGAAATGTATCGTGCTAAAATTGTGCTCCTGTATCATATTGGTAAATGAAGAATTACATACTATTAAgacttttacaaaaaaaaaaaaaaagaaaatcttatttaaatttatatcatATATGCAAAATACATTATACTAAAATATTGTATCTATATAAATGTAatgtttgtataattttgttacTTACGATGCAGTGAGCCTTGGTTTTTTAATATGCCTCCTAAGTGGAACCACAAAGGCAATTGTAGGTGTTGATGAATGTCAAGCAACTCCGGTCATTCACTTTTTGCAATATCCAGGATGTGTCCCAAAACCAATTCCCAGTTATGCATGTAGAGGACGATGCAGTAGTTATCTACAGGTGAAATACAATAATAAACATAATTTTTATGATATAATGTGATGTACATCATTTTCTGTGATAgttatgaaaatattcaatacaAAACTTAGTTTGTTTAATCAAGTTGTAGTTATCACtaatttaaaatgtataaaaatatattacaaatgcTCAGTTGATTTTACACATTTTTTAACTTTGACGttacattataatttaatattatttagttttaatatttgaattaaaacaatttaaattgTTGTAAAAACTTAAAAGATATTATCTTTGAGTACTTCATTTATGAAGCTTTAGTTGTATAATTTTgagtaatgaaaattaaatatcatTAAATTCTTGATTTATGACACGTATATAGAATATTACAAgtactttttattatttgtgcatttattactattaatataaaattgagCATCAATTTTACATCCATGGTTATAAATGTCATCATATTTTACATGAAATGATGtccaattaaattttcaataaaacttaaaaactaatgaatataattaataattcaattttaccTGTTTCTACAGGTGTCTGGATCAAAAATTTGGCAAATGGAGAGAAGCTGCATGTGTTGTCAAGAAAGCGGCGAGAGGGAGGCCAGTGTATCCCTATTTTGTCCAAGGGCTAAaccaggagaaaaaaaattccgaaAGGTTAAGTTATTGTCTTAAATGAatcgtagaatttttaaaatattatatatatgtgaaaaattaatgaaGCACCGGCTAGTTAATCACTTGTACATTAAAATCAGAAGTAAAGTTTGTGACACCACGAGTTTTCTACAGCCATATTGTTTTCATCTACTGATCAGTAGGAAGCGCGTAAGAAAATGAATATCGCGCGCAATTTGAATTGGATTACTGTATTCAAATCGTTTAGTATGATAGAGTTACGTATGTCTTTTACTTTTTATGTTCAATAATGATATtgcataattaaaaatttatttacttagtCTATCAATTTGCAAACATATAGACACAGTTCATCACATGAGTTAATTCACAGGTAATTACCAAAGCGCCTCTAGAGTGTATGTGTAGACCATGCACCAGTGTGGAAGAATACGCCATTATTCCTCAAGAAATTGCCGGATTTGCTGATGAAGGTCCGTTTACAACTTCCGCACATTTTAGAAGATCATCCGATTTGCAGTAACTGTTTTATCTAATTTTAtgctaatataaaaaaaaaacttgagaaaatgaaatatttatttgcataatatagaaaattataaacatcagaaacattataaaaatataaacaaactaaaaatgtagaatatagttaataaaagataaacataAAATTAAATGTTATTACGATAATGTAAATCAATTATTTAATCTTTGTCACATATAATCCTTATACATAAAAACTGCGTTTAACAGCGATACTTGTATCTTGTgttcttgaataaaaaaaattaatgattatttcagaaaatgttgaaaaactTTACTAATGTTTTGGTGGATGTACATCAGAAGCCTTATTAGtttgttataaataatttcaattatattacatacatataaaataactacattgtaataaatatacaatatagGATATTACGCATGTTTAGTCTTTTAAAAATGCGTATTTATGAAATACAGTACCATTATAATTATTGCATCTTAATGTTATGTTGTAGATCATTCCATCCTGTCAAGTATACATTATCTataatctttaaatttcaagtgCACCAGATATTGTTTATTTTCTAATcagttttattcgaaattgtatGTATATGATTCGTTCATTATTGTAGATATTTCGTTTATGGTTATGTAGCAATATACGAATGgtattacaaaaaaatatacacattacTAATTCAGTGAAAGTTTCTCTTCGACGTTATGATCGATGTATCTAGACAGGCATATATTCAAGAAAATAATCAACAACAGTTTGACATGgagttcttttttattttttttttttcgtatagaTATGATTTATCATAGAAGTGTACGTGTGTATCTGTGTATTGTGTTTTTAAGTTTTTagtgatattttatttatattatgtatatgtatattaatgTAAACGTAAGCACACGCAGGTATATGTATAAACACGGTATACATGCGTGTTCATACGTAAATTGTCGGTACGATACGCCGCATGCACGTGCAATGTTTTAAGACAGCGTAACAAAGCCATCTTATCTTTCCACTCTATCTCTGTACCTGTTCAATTCTcacttacaatatttatttattaaatatttacagtGATAATCTTTTTACTTGCGACTCACTTATCAATTTGTTTCcaacaacgtttctttcttttaattttaatcatatacaaattattgtaattttatatatttactgtTTCTTGAGTGCATTTCGCCGAATGATACATTCCACTCTTGTGTAGTAGAATGTGACCCTTTAAGAAGAAAAATCTTAAGGATCATTGCTCTTagatatattttgtatttttcgcaCTCATTTTACTTCATGTATACTTCGATTTTACAGTGTGAAAAAATCAGTAGCGATGTTCATATTCCTTACTGCTCTACTCTCCTCTTtacttttttcttgtttttcttcatttttgttccgttctataaaatatacaaacaaaattttctattttccaatTCTCAAGGATTTAAttgattgaaattaaaatttaatcgttaaaaaatcttttattttttaatagttcttaaattattttaagattACCGAATATAAAATATGCATTTGGAATGCAAAGATTGTATACTAAGAGAATACAAAGCGATAAAATAATGAGGGTATAATTGAATTATAAAGAAATTGCAATAATGAAGGGAATCTTGTATCAAAAGTTTAAGGGCAAATTACAACTTTCTTTTGACCAGTAAGAAGGTACAATTTTGAAAGTGTGTATTATGAATGCACATCTATACTGACACATAGATACACAGATAgaaatatacgtatatgtatataacagAGTCGAATGCAATAAGTGGTAACCTTTTATCCCTTTAGCAACATGTAATTTGTAAAAAGCATAAATGGCAAACTTAGCTATTAAATCTAGCATCATGAAGGACTAAATAAAAATacctatatttaaaataaccgaGTATAAGACCACATTCTCGGTACCaatcaataattataatttcttaaaTAAGGAGAGTATATTTAGTAACATCAGAAATATTAGACAAAAACAATGTAAAATTGCCTcctagaattaaataaaaataattttccataatAACTGCACTCAAATCTACTTATttcctttttatatatattatagtacATCCaaaggaaatatatttttcacactGTACTTTAAATTAGTAtaacaattttatacaatttgctACGGCATCTGCCACCCGGATACATGCAGACATTCCATCCCTCGCACTATAATATGTTCTCTCAATGATTATAAATAACTAGTGTTAAAAAATAGTAGCGCCTTAATATGCACACCATTTGTATCCCTCCGTTTCCTAATTTCAACATATTCTACACTACGAACCCTAGTTTCGTAATGTTATGTTACACTTTTCACTCtcattctttcttagttacgAACGTTTTTTTCTTACAGTAGAATACATTGTAAGTTCGCAAAGATATAAATTAGTAATTCTgttatattcgttataataaTAGGAAGAACCGTCGcccttgtatcagacttggtatCAATAGTTTCCTTCtgcttattttttaaatttaatttacttaaAATGGACCTACTTATACACATCTGCAATCGGCAATTTGTTATCTAAGCCATACAGCAAACGCTTCAGTTGCTTCATGATATCGCTTGGTAAAATTCAAAGTATCATTTTCGATTTTCCGATATCATgcatgaaagaaaaattataagatTCAGTTCTATTGGGCGATTCACAAGCTGCAGTGACATTTCGCAAGACATAAGAAATACGATAATGTTCtcgagttgtttttttttttttgctttattTAAACTTTAAACCATTTCAatgaattatatataataattatcttgcaTTTACTTTTgtatcattattaataattaatctttATCTTCATTATGTATAGCGGTTTCAGCCATTATGTCCGTTTTTATATGACAACCTCCTTTATTATCTTTCACTTCTTGTTCTTTGAAGTTCTAGACTATGTTACATACACCCGCGCACTACTATCACACCATTGTTTTTCTTCAATATATATGACggtttttctttaaaataaaatagaaaaaaaaactgcAATTTGATCTCACTTCGCGTATCTTTTTTTAACAAGGGAACGTATATTTAAGTCTTTTAACAGACGATAATGTACTCGATCACGGAATCGTCAACAATGGTCTTGGTTCACGCTAGTTGATACGTCTTCTACACTGGAAGCATCATCAGCTTCTTGTAAATTAGTGAAAAACGATGTTAGAGCCATCGTCGCAACACCATGCCATTCACGTTGAGTTGGCTCGGGGGTCTTTTTCCACATCAGGAACGCGTCGCTTGAAATTATACTATAGTCCAACAAGCTTGTCATAATAATAAAGAGAATACCTGTGTGTCATAAAAAACATTTAGTTGGCTAagcttttttaaaaaatgaagtaattggtttgtactttcatatttTACCGTGTGGATATTGTAGTTTATGCAAATGAAGTTGAATTGCATAGAGACATTGTAATTCTAGGGACTCATTTGCATCAACGAACCGGCGAATTAACTGATGCAAACTAGTAAGAATCTCGGTTTTGAGATACCACCTGTTGTTGCCTGGTTCTGAAcatgggaaaagaaaaaaatgtataattagaaaaattatgacaaaatataaaatataatataaatatgtatacataccCATGGATGTCTCTAAAATGGCTGTCGTTAATACTCGAATGAACTCAGGCTCCTTGGCTCGATTGCCTACATTTTTCTGTAACAATcgataaacaaaattaattatctatttcttgttaattataCACAATTGAATATGAAATACTTACAATTATCCAATTACAAACCACATCGAAACTACTTTCCTTCATGAGTTTTCTAAGTTCAATATGAATTTGTTGTAACGTGAGTTGATTACTAGTTGAGCTTTTGGCACCCTTATAATCACAAGTGCAGAACTCCAAgttctgaaaataatttatagtattattattttttacttaaaatgagaattttataataaatcatttttatataatCTTACAAAGTCTTCAATAATTTTGTCAACGTTTTCACATTCtgtattaattatattgttCAACTGAAGTCCACTTTGGTTCCATTTATCTGCGACCCATTTGGGCCCTTTATCTCGAGATACTTTTGATAATAGTTCCCCAAGAAATATGCCTACATATCCTCGATTTCTTAAACTATCAAGTATAGGTTTCAATTCTGATAGAGGGACCATTTCATCTTCTATTGGAAGGGctgtaaagaaaaaatattataagatAGTACTAATATTTGTCTTAATTTCGATACAAATGTGTGTTTCTATTGTCAGGCCTGTTGAGCAAAAACCCGCATGGAAACTCTCTATGGTGAAAAATAATCATCATGTATAACAAATTGTTTTTAAGGCaaacaagcatttcttacaattAGCACCATTGcacgataaaaattataaaacaaaattatcgGAACATAATTTTTGTATAAGTATTTACTTACATAGCACTTCCGCGAGATACGACCAGACTTTGGGTATGTCGAGCATAAGATCATCGATTAATTCCAATATTTCAATGACCCTAAAACAttgattacatttattttttgaaagaaagaaattttaaagacTTCTATAGTATCATTTGACTCAGTATCCTTTTAGCTTAATATTTGACATTCAGCACAATGATTTCTGCATaaaattttcatcatttttcctTGTTTTGTGTATAAactttatacaaaaattattaaaaaaatttgattttatttaattaagtaCTGAACTACGTTTGGTATTTTAACCATAATTACATCAAACAGTATTGCTCTTAAAAATTCTAACTTACCCACTTTTAAAATGTTGCAAATACAAAATGTTCTGATTCAGTAAATGCAATATAAGATGTGAAACGCGTTCTCTGTCAATCGGTGATTTTTCAAGAACAAAGTTGATTAACTCACGAATGAATTTTGTTAACGATTTACCAAAGCTCTGTTTAATAGCCAATGCAGCTTTCTGTAAAATGATTTGCTTTGATAAAATGACTCATATGTAAAAACGCTGTTTATTATGaaattaattaacaattaaaaaataaaatgtccTCTCGTTGGTTATACAAACAGTGATTCATATAAACATAGCACAGAAGCTGATTTATAACACTGTTTGAAAATACCAAAAAGAAGGTATTTCGTAATATAGCACACCAATgactcaagcatctcttaataAACATCAGAGATGGATCTAAGGAGTGTGCTACTGTTTTCAATTAGCTTAcgaatttatttaatacaatGTATGAATAACCACAATACTATCAACAAACaaggaataattaatattataactTTGTACATAAATGTGTGTATGTAAATAATGATGTAATGGAAACTCACTTCAACATTAGGATTTTTGAGATACTCTTTTAGtatcttttttaaaattttcatgaAGTCCTCTTCTTCCATTAAAGGTTTAAGACTACTACAGGTAGATTGTGAAGATTTTAATGATGGTGTCACAGAAACACTTTGACTTTGTGAACTATCTAATAATGAGCTTTCTCTACTCGACGATGAACTGCTTAATTGGTGACTACCGTTACGAGAACTCCTATCATCTgtaacattgaaaatttataactcCTTTATATTAAAATGAAACCATTTAacttaacaaaaaatatttggtACTTAAATCATCAGAATCCTTTTGGCAAACAACATTAAGTTTTACTTTTCAAGAATGAAAAATCATTCAtcatgtttaataataataattttgaaagaaaacggCTAAGTTattaaactcgtttaaaattaattaagaaaagaaatatttgaatgatACTATACATACCATAGGAAGGTTTGTAGTCTCGACTATATTCTCTAGGACCTGTGGATCTtgatctaaaataaataaattcaaaagcttacttaaaaatgtaaattattccTTCGTGTTATATGGTTATTCTCAGAAATTAGATTCACTTTTgtaaagaaattttgtaaaaatattagaaactttACTTTAGCCTAATAAGATATTTCATCGCATCAATTTTATTGTGCGTTAAATAACGAAAAACAAAActtaaaagaatataaaaatttacccAGAGAGATGTGGTGACATCATTCGTTTGTCTTGATCTAAGTTGGACATATTTTCTAAGCATGCAAATTTATTTGAATTCATTGCCCTTGAACCACAATTCGAAGGCGGTTTCCACATGTACGCGTTTCTGCTTCCTAATTGCAGATCATCCATTGAAGGCTAAATATACAAAAGaatgtttattatttaatatttgcttTCCAGATTAACAACAAGCATcataatgtaattttaattttagcaCTTATTATCAAAATTACTTACAGGTTTATTTTTCAGTTTTGCTGTCTCAACAGAATATGGTTGTCTTGTTCTTGCAACTGGTTGACTCCAACCACCATCATCAGTTGGACCAATACCACCTGCATCACAAAGTAACATTTTCTTTCatatacacacacgcacgcatacACACTTAAACTGACATGAAATAGAACAATGTATAAAAGtaggtgtaaattattatattatcagAATACATTATACAATCATTTTTATCAGAAACTCTAGTCTGGCAAGACATGTATAAAATTCATCATGCTTTAAGGTAAGTGAGTTGTCTCTCATTTAGAAAGTAACAATTTATGatcttataaaaattgtaagaaatattaaatattataatgacTCGATActtacgatttctttttctatcACTAGTACGTTCATCTTTTCGGGGTGTATTCAAGGGAGTATTACTCAGTTGGCTATCTAATCGTTCAGACTCTGCTTCCTTTTGAATTTCATCTATTGTTTTAGGAGTACTATCGCCCCTTCTTGGAATCCATTTATTTGCTCTTAAATCTATGACATCTTGTAGCATAAAACGTATTCTAGAACTAATTTTTCCTTGGGCTCGTCGTGCAACAATATCTTGCATTTTATTGAAATGATCCTGCATTTCCtaataaaacgaaaaaataataatataaaattttactccTAACTactaataaattattctttttttgtattaaattaaTCACTGTACTAAGTCacaattcaattttaaaatagaGGTAAGTATAAGGATTAACATAATCATTAATCTCGTTAATAAGAATGATATGTATACTTTGATTATTAATGTTTTAGCTTTTAATGTTCAATTCTTACCAAACAATAGAAACATATAAATGAATACAAGACccgaaatgtataatataaaaatacatataaaaaagACATgttttttgaagaatttttgcTTATGTAGATTTGTTCACATAATAGTTCCAATGggttcaaaatatttaaaaatataatgcaaATTGATAGAAAATTCAGCATTAAAAAGATTGTcggaataatataatatatagacgttccttatttcattttttaaacaattcttaaatataaatatattttttaataaacgatAACTTTGAACGTTGCAAAATCTTCAATGATGTATGTAAAATCCGAGAAAGTTATATAAATGTCAATTATGAAAAACTAGCTTACTTTAACAGCTCCTGTTGCTTCCAAATCTTTTCCAATTGTTGTTAACAACTTGCACAAACATTCAAGACTATCTTCGTCACTTTGATCTAGTAATTGTCTTAGGCAACGACGCATAATTTTAGTTGTTAATATTCCTTTTTTATATAATTCACCGATAAACCTatgaataatataaaagaatattatacaTGAATCCTAAACttgcatattttataaaaactaattaaaaatttactttttatacTAAAATTACATACCGTACATTTCCTACGGATTTTATGCGTATTCGACGTTCTTCATCTTCAAGTGACTGTTGCAAATCTTTTTTCCTATCCTAATAttaagtataataataatataaatagtgCAACCATGTTGTACTCTAGTTCTATTATACAAAGAAAACTTACAGGATCTGTACATTCTTCAATTTCTTTAAGTTTCATAATTCTTGCCTTTTCATTTACtggatttttttcaaattcctttTGGCAACGAGTAATAATAAGTTTCTTAAAACTGATAGAAGATTCTTGATTTTCAGCATCGTTATCTAAACCTGAGACTTCCATCATAGCAAGTTCTTTACACATTAAAGCATATGCTACAGAGAAACTTGGCTCATCAACAGCCTAAAAATGGTACActtttataaatacataattataaaaaaaatatttaaatgaatAATCTATATAAATATGATTAAGCTTGCCTTTTCAAAGACTAAATTAATAACACCTTCCAAACGTTCTGGTGTATCAATAGTCAATGAACGCACTTGGTCAACTAAAGTGTCAAATTTCTGTGGAGTAAGTTTATTCAATACACTTCTAACTCTCTTGTAAAGCGCTATTGACTTCGTTTCTTCCTCATTAAGGTTAGTTCCTTTTAATCTTGTTGGTTTCCATGCATTTTCTGTCTCTCTTAATTTAACATCTTCTCTCAGGGATAAAGATACATGAATTACATTTGGTTTTATTGGTTTTGATGGTTTTAAATTCTTACGATTCGGTACCAGCTAGAAAAGATAAATACATTGTATTAAGATACAAACACACATGAAAAtctgttataaaattaaatatggtTATCAGAAGAAAAATTCTCTGTCAAAATATTTCAGTCCACTACTTTCATTGGTTTTGTAACATCACTCATGAATTATTCGTACAATTTACGTGTTTCGCTTGTTTAGACTTACCACGCGTGTATTTAGAGTTGATTTTGTGAATACAGGATATAAAGAATCATGTCTAATATTCATGTTTGACTCTTTAAATGATCTAATGTCGATGGTAGTGCGTGCCTGTGAAAACCGTTATTAAAcgcataataatattatatgagCAAATTCATAATAAatagtatataaatttatacaataccCTTGAGCTATCTTTTAAAACAGCGTCTAAATCTGGTAAATTCGATGGTTTGATTTTGCTATTGGGGTCGTTCTTTAAGTTTATTAAAAAGTCACGATCATAAATTCTTTTACCAGTTTGATTTAAAGGACTCCATTGATCAtccttatatttgtatttaagtGTTATCTGATTCGTAACTGGCGTCTCTATTTGAGTTTGAGGTTCGTTTTCAATTGATTTTTCTATGACTGAAGGTACTGCTGTCTTCTCTTCGTTAGATGTTCGAATTGCCGATACCTTCGAATTTTCTTCATTCTTTTGAGCTACTATTGCCTCTACATCAGATTCTTCCTTAACTTTTGCGTGATCAACAACATCATTAGGAACTGATTTTGCTTGCACATTACAtacatttgttttattattatccTCTATTTTCGGGGAGGGTTCCTTTACAATTTCCTTGTTACTTGGCAGTTTTTCTATAGCAGATATTTGTATAGGAGTGCTTTctgtaggaatttctggtgACAGAGGAGGAGCCATGTGTTTGTCCGTCTTTAGATGAACAGAAGTAACTTCTTTATTCTTCTTTGATTCATAATTTTCTTTATCTttaatttctttcattatttcgcGACTTATTTCCTTGTTGGTGTCCTTTGGCGCTAAAGGTTCTTTATTATCTTGTTTTATGTCGATTTTTGCCGGCGGTACAGTATTTACGAAAGCATCCATATCTGTACCTTCTTTTTCTGCTCCTTTACGATTAAGTTCACGGGGTTTaagtttatttttacttttctgtTTCTGCATGGCTTTACCTATAAAACAAACACGACAAAAAATATGACTATAATACTCAATAGATGTATACACAATTTTGTTTACTATAACAAATTTATATACGTTCTAAAAtacgtataacaaatattttcaaagaataatATCTGTTTATTCACGGTTATGAGTCGTGAATGATTATACAGAATCATTATGCTGATATTACTACAGAGAGATGCAAGCTGTGAAGAAAAGTGAGTATTTCGGCTACAAGCCAAGGATAATTATAGTTACAGATCACAGTACATTTCGTACTGTGACATTTCACTCTTTTtattaatatgtataaaaatttacaGAAGT
This window of the Ptiloglossa arizonensis isolate GNS036 chromosome 13, iyPtiAriz1_principal, whole genome shotgun sequence genome carries:
- the Eif4g gene encoding eukaryotic translation initiation factor 4 gamma isoform X3, with the protein product MVSRYGVSKEGAVGVAVGVGPMHCLLPHCGGPHHHHHLPAPHPQNPQPGHNHHVHSAHQPPPSPSPHLNHQLSHHQLTVNINHLSHQQQQQQQTQHQQAPPQYRVVTANIRSEFHVSGQNYGTQPGGQVGGGGGSVGVPGGRGPPPLGGLQSIGQSAAGIPPGGPAGGQAPPQTPAPGVQSQQSQGPAPTTTPPVHTPSPQEMGKQAHLQPQPQSLSQVYGPTQTRPTSQGYYQQGPRPQQPRGINHRGGQGGTGAQVVGMSGVGGGGGQPTALYHPGGLPVQTGTMYQVPNLHPGPHQQSVYPMNSQIPLQVVFGGPPQRHQTHQNQSFYSPFQHSALLTAQNMFGYGAPAPTPQPYFWPTGQPANTTLNLSRAGASAVTGGAQHVAGPLAGAQGAPVVPQGTLQQPTPQTQPLPPMGISLSQTGHNGGATSTSNNTIKSRKPRGQNAITDIVDPTTGKNISDEIYKDNETIQSDESSNRETPQPQNNDPEVQADFAARVAKVATEESSSDSTVPTSVPNTPTTQNVTQSLSNSQTNSNNDVNSQCSTSSPTSNTSNITALCSQSLGTPSTVAQVDSSAVKMESKPLQIPLKEFQPRGEIKNVVIEEPPSAVPRNVNKDDISAQLSVMTVTEVEVKSTSTSPTVTQVPVPLVTTPSTNVPEVPKPSVTAPSANPVPAREPFPNLSSKNSSSSPPRRKSQTHTHNQPTATMELHPNAKEQKEKKTREKSLSSRGTTPTPAHNQADHHPKANGDATGDKPESESARNEVQQQKTSDGKAMQKQKSKNKLKPRELNRKGAEKEGTDMDAFVNTVPPAKIDIKQDNKEPLAPKDTNKEISREIMKEIKDKENYESKKNKEVTSVHLKTDKHMAPPLSPEIPTESTPIQISAIEKLPSNKEIVKEPSPKIEDNNKTNVCNVQAKSVPNDVVDHAKVKEESDVEAIVAQKNEENSKVSAIRTSNEEKTAVPSVIEKSIENEPQTQIETPVTNQITLKYKYKDDQWSPLNQTGKRIYDRDFLINLKNDPNSKIKPSNLPDLDAVLKDSSRARTTIDIRSFKESNMNIRHDSLYPVFTKSTLNTRVLVPNRKNLKPSKPIKPNVIHVSLSLREDVKLRETENAWKPTRLKGTNLNEEETKSIALYKRVRSVLNKLTPQKFDTLVDQVRSLTIDTPERLEGVINLVFEKAVDEPSFSVAYALMCKELAMMEVSGLDNDAENQESSISFKKLIITRCQKEFEKNPVNEKARIMKLKEIEECTDPDRKKDLQQSLEDEERRIRIKSVGNVRFIGELYKKGILTTKIMRRCLRQLLDQSDEDSLECLCKLLTTIGKDLEATGAVKEMQDHFNKMQDIVARRAQGKISSRIRFMLQDVIDLRANKWIPRRGDSTPKTIDEIQKEAESERLDSQLSNTPLNTPRKDERTSDRKRNRGIGPTDDGGWSQPVARTRQPYSVETAKLKNKPPSMDDLQLGSRNAYMWKPPSNCGSRAMNSNKFACLENMSNLDQDKRMMSPHLSGSRSTGPREYSRDYKPSYDDRSSRNGSHQLSSSSSSRESSLLDSSQSQSVSVTPSLKSSQSTCSSLKPLMEEEDFMKILKKILKEYLKNPNVEKAALAIKQSFGKSLTKFIRELINFVLEKSPIDRERVSHLILHLLNQNILYLQHFKSGVIEILELIDDLMLDIPKVWSYLAEVLSLPIEDEMVPLSELKPILDSLRNRGYVGIFLGELLSKVSRDKGPKWVADKWNQSGLQLNNIINTECENVDKIIEDFNLEFCTCDYKGAKSSTSNQLTLQQIHIELRKLMKESSFDVVCNWIIKNVGNRAKEPEFIRVLTTAILETSMEPGNNRWYLKTEILTSLHQLIRRFVDANESLELQCLYAIQLHLHKLQYPHGILFIIMTSLLDYSIISSDAFLMWKKTPEPTQREWHGVATMALTSFFTNLQEADDASSVEDVSTSVNQDHC